One Delphinus delphis chromosome 3, mDelDel1.2, whole genome shotgun sequence genomic region harbors:
- the DCANP1 gene encoding LOW QUALITY PROTEIN: dendritic cell nuclear protein 1 (The sequence of the model RefSeq protein was modified relative to this genomic sequence to represent the inferred CDS: inserted 1 base in 1 codon; deleted 2 bases in 1 codon; substituted 1 base at 1 genomic stop codon) yields MALEPEGSATLCDSLMKNFVLAVDLVGSQEGGYYCERWHQKAQYSGFIEWETHSQGGPKCSPNYALGSSSPLHAERKSHCLKSKPEHRRLERGSAGGSPEPPGCSSPAPRGNLCHRPRVLFLPGRGKPNLAGGLXEGAAHLLPGGVSDLGXKSGRPSGPQDGLCSTREEGRPETGQKGARKHPKLELSGWLQALVHELDTPFLCCSDRLSRAVSPSQQCPLHSLSSHTQGGLCG; encoded by the exons ATGGCTCTGGAGCCTGAGGGCTCAGCCACACTCTGTGATTCCCTGATGAAGAATTTTGTCTTAGCCGTGGACCTGGTGGGCAGTCAGGAGGGGGGTTATTATTGTGAACGTTGGCACCAGAAGGCCCAATATTCAGGGTTCATAGAATGGGAGACACACAGTCAGGGCGG ACCGAAGTGCTCCCCAAACTATGCATTAGGGAGCAGCAGCCCTTTGCATGCAGAACGGAAAAGCCACTGCCTGAAATCTAAACCTGAACATCGAAGGCTGGAGAGAGGAAGC GCTGGGGGCTCCCCAGAGCCCCCAGGGTGCAGCTCCCCTGCTCCACGAGGGAACCTTTGCCATAGACCGAGAGTCCTCTTCCTTCCAGGAAGGGGCAAACCCAACCTAGCTGGGGGCCTATGAGAGGGAGCAGCCCACCTCCTCCCTGGGGGAGTCTCTGACTTGG TGAAGTCTGGGAGGCCCTCTGGGCCCCAGGATGGACTGTGCAGCACGCGGGAGGAGGGCAGACCAGAGACAGGGCAGAAGGGAGCCAGGAAACACCCA AAGCTAGAATTATCAGGTTGGCTGCAGGCCCTGGTCCATGAACTGGATACCCCTTTCCTTTGCTGCTCGGACAGACTGAGCAGGGCAGTGAGTCCCTCTCAACAATGTCCTCTGCATTCCCTCAGCTCGCATACACAGGGCGGCCTATGTGGCTGA
- the TIFAB gene encoding TRAF-interacting protein with FHA domain-containing protein B, translating to MEIRLSAMERPLTVLRVSLHHPTPGPATFANVPLQLEHDTSPLLVGRGPDAHLRLQLPRLSRQHLSLEPYLEKGGARLAFNLKALSRKGCVWVNGLTLRFLEQVPLSTVNRVAFSGMQMVVHIEGGTSLEAFVCCFHLSPSPLIYRLQAEESDEWEIIPQEQPLSGSGQQTPGHLGFLDSPSQPSPGGAPEIQLQREPPDSALC from the coding sequence GCTATCAGCCATGGAGAGGCCCCTCACGGTCCTGCGGGTGAGCCTGCACCACCCCACGCCAGGCCCTGCCACCTTCGCCAACGTCCCTCTGCAGCTAGAGCACGACACCAGCCCACTGCTGGTGGGCCGGGGCCCGGATGCCCACCTCCGGCTGCAGCTCCCTCGCCTCTCCCGCCAGCACTTGTCACTGGAACCCTACCTGGAGAAGGGCGGTGCCCGGCTGGCCTTCAACTTGAAGGCTCTGAGCCGCAAGGGCTGCGTGTGGGTCAACGGGCTGACGCTGAGGTTCCTGGAGCAGGTGCCCTTGAGCACCGTCAACAGGGTCGCCTTCTCTGGCATGCAGATGGTGGTCCACATCGAGGGAGGTACCTCCCTGGAGGCCTTTGTCTGCTGCTTCCACCTCAGCCCCTCGCCCCTGATTTACAGGCTCCAGGCTGAGGAGAGCGACGAATGGGAAATCATCCCCCAGGAGCAGCCTCTCTCAGGTTCAGGGCAGCAGACTCCGGGTCACCTGGGGTTTCTCGACAGCccttcccagcccagccctggaggAGCACCAGAAATACAGCTCCAGAGGGAGCCCCCAGACAGTGCGCTCTGCTAG